A region from the Tahibacter amnicola genome encodes:
- a CDS encoding ankyrin repeat domain-containing protein: MPRSKPSRLGALIASLPYFLPAAACLVVAGMVVHPAVLLALLAANSLTLAAVCHGLGFDLEADFARTVLRRGAAHFVLVAGYSALLVLMLGWPLGWLLREPSLVATLALSTAVVVALLALWRIWPAFGLVLVWDDAYPEDDERSWIATALSRSLTFSLHLTREHELYFSHGLWVGLIQLLLACAAAAIAGLGGVLPNELRLSALVVYGLVLLPVGQLLVANRTLRAVLTARRSRHAERAEPVVAEHTDGTCASPAVLPGGLSRSELDTALLHAARCGQVELAIAALERGADPNTVPAETERDQRSVLMLATTLPEVRLLRALIARSADVNRCHAGLTPLLAATRDSYEGRPDAVLTLLANGANPALADAQGNTALHYAALASEPVVAAMLLDAGASMACINRDGLTPPGQAAAAANWTLLRFFLEHGAKNEVEHAQPLLLSASGITDDDITGAKLLLKQKARPDAQGPMGRTALMAAALAGHAGIVRLLLDAGASVDIADGHATTALMEAARAGAPEVIALIAQRKPDPNRVDHLGRTALVIACQSRQARADTVRALLALGIDRRRPCGDGRCALDHAITTGRWDLVALIDPDYPLPASLADAAGTAATDSPAHLLDALRFGHWTIADSFIEVIRSWSERDLAGIWQELATHGDPRARQWLLNHGLRPDAYGPGGRLLDAAVAQLPDSLAALEELVHAGAGIGGSGLLRRVLDAARHCEDAPRRQRLLQLARELVDGGADPFDAGESGETAVHIAAQLGALDVLDALLERGADPNHRDARGRTALALAMALPVPAAEAIVMRLVHFGADPEIAGDDGETPLGRVLGSGASDLTRWLHWPNWPLPRRRLWPADLVSAATQGDRDAVRKLLALKLPIEATDGQGATALLRACGQGHRDLVDDLLKAGADPNHAATSGATCLSAAISARREAVVACLVGHGVDVNARLPGGTTALMIASALGFPELVLQLLQAGADPQLADDSGATALHAAVQYGFAQPAQRAAGVLETLLRAGAAPNARNGKGQTPLLLLVGGRADPGTPCDAPALGRLVAVLLDYAADLDVQDERGVSALHACAIHGLLGCARQLLARGADRELRDCRGRRPADLAELLGYADVAAELGATAAIPSLAKMLRQPVRPPE; the protein is encoded by the coding sequence GTGCCCAGATCCAAGCCGTCGCGCCTTGGCGCCCTCATTGCGAGCCTGCCGTATTTCCTGCCTGCCGCGGCCTGCCTGGTCGTCGCCGGCATGGTGGTGCACCCGGCCGTGCTCCTGGCCCTGCTGGCCGCCAACTCGCTGACACTGGCCGCGGTCTGCCACGGCCTCGGCTTTGACCTGGAAGCGGATTTCGCGCGCACGGTGCTGCGCCGCGGCGCGGCGCACTTCGTCCTGGTGGCCGGCTACAGCGCACTGCTCGTGCTCATGCTCGGCTGGCCCCTGGGCTGGCTGCTGCGCGAGCCCTCGCTCGTCGCCACGCTGGCCTTGTCGACCGCGGTCGTGGTCGCCTTGCTGGCGCTGTGGCGCATCTGGCCGGCGTTCGGGCTGGTGCTGGTCTGGGATGATGCCTACCCGGAAGACGACGAACGTTCCTGGATTGCCACCGCGCTGTCGCGCAGCCTGACGTTCTCGCTGCACCTGACGCGCGAACACGAGCTGTATTTCAGCCATGGCCTGTGGGTCGGGCTGATCCAGCTGCTGCTCGCCTGCGCCGCGGCGGCCATCGCCGGCCTGGGTGGCGTGCTGCCGAACGAACTGCGCCTGAGCGCACTGGTCGTCTACGGGTTGGTGCTGCTGCCGGTCGGGCAACTGCTGGTAGCCAACCGCACCCTGCGCGCCGTGCTCACTGCCCGGCGCAGCCGCCATGCAGAGCGCGCCGAGCCGGTCGTAGCGGAACACACCGACGGCACCTGCGCGTCGCCGGCAGTGCTTCCCGGCGGATTGAGCCGCTCCGAGCTCGATACCGCGCTGCTGCATGCCGCCCGCTGCGGCCAGGTGGAGCTGGCGATCGCCGCGCTGGAACGGGGTGCCGATCCGAACACGGTGCCCGCCGAGACCGAGCGCGACCAGCGCAGCGTGCTGATGCTGGCGACGACGCTGCCGGAGGTACGCCTGCTGCGCGCGCTGATTGCACGCAGCGCCGACGTCAATCGCTGCCATGCGGGCCTGACCCCGCTGCTGGCCGCCACCCGCGACAGCTACGAAGGCCGCCCGGACGCCGTGCTGACCCTGCTGGCGAACGGTGCCAATCCGGCCCTCGCCGACGCCCAGGGCAATACCGCGCTGCATTACGCCGCGCTGGCTTCCGAACCGGTCGTCGCAGCCATGCTGCTCGATGCCGGCGCCTCCATGGCCTGCATCAACCGCGATGGCCTGACGCCGCCCGGACAGGCCGCCGCGGCCGCGAACTGGACCCTGCTGCGCTTTTTCCTGGAGCACGGCGCGAAGAACGAGGTGGAGCATGCCCAGCCGCTGCTGCTGTCCGCCTCGGGCATCACCGACGACGACATCACCGGCGCCAAGCTGCTGCTGAAGCAGAAGGCCCGTCCGGACGCCCAGGGCCCGATGGGACGCACCGCGCTCATGGCGGCGGCGCTCGCCGGACATGCGGGCATCGTGCGCCTGCTGCTGGATGCCGGTGCCAGCGTCGACATCGCCGACGGGCATGCAACGACCGCCCTGATGGAAGCCGCCCGCGCCGGGGCACCGGAAGTGATCGCACTGATCGCGCAGCGCAAACCCGATCCCAACCGCGTCGACCACCTGGGCCGCACGGCCCTGGTCATCGCCTGCCAGTCGCGCCAGGCCCGCGCCGATACGGTCCGCGCGTTGCTGGCACTGGGTATCGACCGCCGGCGCCCCTGCGGCGATGGTCGCTGTGCGCTGGACCACGCGATCACGACCGGCCGCTGGGACCTGGTCGCCCTGATCGACCCGGATTATCCCTTGCCGGCGAGCCTGGCCGACGCCGCGGGCACGGCGGCCACCGATTCGCCGGCGCACCTGCTCGATGCGCTGCGCTTCGGCCACTGGACCATCGCCGACAGCTTTATCGAGGTGATCCGCAGCTGGTCCGAGCGGGACCTGGCGGGTATCTGGCAGGAACTGGCCACCCACGGCGACCCGCGGGCGCGCCAGTGGCTGCTCAATCACGGCCTGCGACCGGATGCCTACGGCCCCGGCGGACGGCTGCTGGATGCGGCCGTCGCACAATTGCCCGACAGCCTCGCCGCGCTGGAAGAGCTGGTCCACGCGGGTGCGGGCATCGGCGGATCCGGCCTGTTGCGCCGCGTGCTCGACGCGGCGCGTCATTGCGAAGACGCGCCGCGGCGCCAGCGCCTGTTGCAGCTGGCCCGGGAATTGGTCGACGGCGGCGCCGACCCCTTCGACGCCGGCGAGTCCGGCGAAACAGCGGTGCATATCGCCGCCCAGCTGGGCGCACTGGATGTCCTGGATGCGTTGCTGGAACGCGGCGCTGATCCCAACCACCGCGATGCGCGCGGCCGCACGGCGCTGGCCCTGGCCATGGCACTGCCGGTTCCGGCAGCCGAGGCGATCGTGATGCGGCTGGTGCATTTTGGCGCCGATCCGGAGATCGCTGGCGACGATGGCGAAACACCGCTGGGTCGGGTCCTGGGCAGCGGTGCATCCGACCTGACCCGCTGGCTGCACTGGCCCAACTGGCCGCTGCCGCGACGCCGCCTGTGGCCGGCGGACCTGGTCAGCGCGGCAACCCAGGGCGACCGCGACGCGGTGCGCAAGCTGCTGGCACTGAAGCTGCCAATCGAGGCCACCGACGGGCAGGGCGCCACTGCGCTGCTGCGCGCCTGCGGCCAGGGTCATCGCGACCTCGTCGACGACCTCCTGAAAGCCGGCGCCGATCCGAATCACGCGGCGACCAGCGGCGCGACCTGTCTTTCCGCCGCGATCAGCGCGCGCCGCGAAGCCGTGGTCGCCTGCCTGGTGGGCCATGGCGTGGACGTGAACGCGCGCCTGCCGGGCGGAACCACCGCACTCATGATTGCCAGCGCGCTGGGATTTCCGGAACTGGTGCTGCAGCTGCTGCAGGCCGGGGCCGACCCGCAACTGGCGGACGACAGCGGCGCCACTGCCCTGCACGCGGCCGTGCAGTACGGCTTCGCGCAGCCGGCGCAGCGCGCCGCCGGCGTACTGGAAACGCTGCTGCGCGCCGGTGCGGCGCCCAATGCGCGTAACGGCAAGGGGCAGACGCCGCTGCTGCTGCTCGTGGGCGGACGCGCCGATCCAGGCACCCCCTGCGATGCACCGGCGCTCGGCCGGCTCGTCGCCGTGCTGCTCGACTACGCCGCCGACCTGGATGTGCAGGACGAACGGGGTGTCTCGGCGCTGCACGCCTGCGCCATCCATGGCCTGCTGGGCTGCGCACGCCAGCTGCTGGCACGCGGCGCAGACCGCGAGCTGCGCGACTGCCGCGGGCGGCGCCCGGCGGACCTGGCCGAACTCCTCGGCTATGCGGACGTCGCGGCGGAACTGGGCGCCACCGCGGCGATCCCCAGCCTCGCCAAGATGCTGCGCCAGCCGGTGCGGCCGCCGGAGTAG
- a CDS encoding YcgL domain-containing protein: protein MQCFVYRSERKADTYVYLRERDAFGLLPASLAQGLGQLTFVIELTLSPDRKLAREDVEAVMANLRGPGFHLQLPPVQGLAEAEAPSKPH from the coding sequence ATGCAGTGCTTTGTCTACCGTTCCGAACGCAAGGCCGATACGTACGTATACCTGCGCGAACGCGATGCCTTCGGCCTGTTGCCGGCATCGCTGGCGCAGGGCCTGGGCCAGCTCACCTTCGTGATCGAGCTGACGCTCTCGCCCGACCGCAAGCTGGCGCGCGAGGACGTCGAGGCGGTGATGGCCAACCTGCGTGGCCCGGGTTTCCACCTGCAGCTGCCGCCCGTACAGGGCCTCGCCGAAGCCGAGGCGCCTTCCAAACCCCACTGA
- a CDS encoding S41 family peptidase: MPISPVLATAAILLGATPPAEDTGTRLLRLPDICGNHIAFVYAGDVYRVAATGGTALRLTSHLGNELYPKFSPDCAQIAFSAEYDGTRQVYVIPTSGGAPRQISWYNDVGAMPPRGGTDYRVLDWSPDGRNVLVRVNRLPFDERGGRPYLIPADGGLETPLAIPESGGGMFAPDGKSVVYTPIDRDFRSWKRYRGGRAQEVWTYDLVNNTSQRLTHHPASDHQPMWVGNTIFFASDRGQTLNLWSVSPQGGEPVQRTQFSDFDVMWPSAGADAIVFEQGGYLWRFDPATGSAAKVDIQVTGDFPQALPQWKKAAAYVESFDLSPQGERAVFGARGEIFTVPAKNGEVRNISRTPAEREISVSWSPDGKTIAYLSDATGEYEIYLRAQDGSGEPRRITTDGDTWRFPPAWSPDSTRLAYADKRQRLRIVEVATGATTEVDSSTFEDITDYAWAPDSQWLAYGRSTDTHLSQLFLYSLRSGKSVALAEPTSSAFSPAFDPKGRWLYFLSNRDWNLTFSAHEQNYLYTNATKPYALILAKDGPTPYPNKSDEAGDDSVGKARAERETAPDKGPGPTRIDLDGISGRVVALKVAGGSYQALRAGNDAIYFLSGSPRQQSFELRRLALDADQDKPVAANLNDYRVSLSGDKLLLRQAERYAIVKADASQDFNAGALNLDRMELFVDPRVEWKQEFTDAWRLVRDWFYEPGVHGGIERWNLIRERYGRWLPHVASRADFDYLLQEVAGETNAGHVYVQSSTDMPKVERHASGLLGAEFATHPSGYFRIAKIFAGENWNRDQRSPLTEPGIDVREGHFLLAVDGVDARSVKNPYALLHGKGDVVVSLRVSDNPEGREARDVRVRTLTSEQSLRYADWVASRRALVEKLSGGRIGYIHVPNTAVEGNRELNRGMLAYHEKEALIIDDRYNGGGFIPDRMIELVARQPLNYWKRRGLDPVPTPLVSHEGPKAMLINGLSSSGGDAFPYYFRKLKLGTLIGTRTWGGLIGIAGNPNLADGGTILAANFRFMGTDGKWAVENEGVAPDIEIIDRPELIAAGKDPSIEKAVDVLLAQLPAVRAAPVQAPAPPTHFGE, from the coding sequence ATGCCGATTTCACCCGTCCTTGCCACTGCCGCCATCCTGCTCGGCGCCACGCCGCCGGCCGAGGACACCGGCACGCGCCTGCTGCGCCTGCCGGATATCTGCGGCAACCACATCGCCTTCGTCTATGCCGGTGACGTGTATCGCGTGGCGGCCACGGGCGGCACGGCGCTGCGCCTGACCTCTCACCTGGGCAACGAGCTGTATCCCAAGTTCTCGCCGGACTGCGCCCAGATCGCCTTCTCCGCCGAATATGACGGCACCCGCCAGGTGTATGTGATTCCCACCAGCGGCGGCGCGCCGCGCCAGATCAGCTGGTACAACGATGTCGGCGCGATGCCGCCGCGCGGCGGCACCGACTACCGCGTGCTGGACTGGTCGCCCGACGGCCGCAACGTCCTGGTGCGGGTCAACCGCCTGCCGTTCGATGAGCGCGGCGGTCGGCCCTATCTCATTCCGGCCGACGGCGGACTGGAAACGCCGCTGGCGATTCCCGAATCCGGCGGCGGCATGTTCGCTCCGGATGGCAAGAGCGTGGTCTACACGCCGATCGACCGTGATTTCCGCAGCTGGAAGCGCTACCGCGGCGGCCGCGCCCAGGAGGTGTGGACCTACGACCTGGTCAACAACACCTCGCAGCGCCTGACCCACCATCCGGCCTCGGACCACCAGCCCATGTGGGTGGGCAATACGATTTTCTTCGCCTCGGACCGGGGCCAGACGCTGAACCTGTGGTCGGTGTCGCCCCAGGGCGGCGAGCCGGTGCAGCGGACCCAGTTCAGTGATTTCGACGTGATGTGGCCCAGCGCCGGTGCCGACGCCATCGTATTCGAGCAGGGCGGCTACCTGTGGCGCTTCGACCCGGCCACGGGCAGCGCGGCCAAGGTGGATATCCAGGTCACCGGCGATTTTCCGCAGGCCTTGCCGCAGTGGAAGAAGGCCGCTGCCTATGTCGAGTCCTTCGACCTGTCGCCGCAGGGCGAGCGCGCCGTGTTCGGCGCGCGCGGCGAGATCTTCACCGTGCCGGCCAAGAACGGCGAGGTGCGCAATATCAGCCGCACCCCGGCCGAGCGCGAGATCAGCGTGAGCTGGTCGCCCGACGGCAAGACCATCGCCTACCTGTCGGACGCCACCGGCGAATACGAGATCTACCTGCGCGCCCAGGATGGCAGCGGCGAACCGCGCCGCATCACGACCGACGGCGATACCTGGCGTTTCCCGCCGGCATGGTCGCCCGACTCCACGCGCCTGGCCTACGCCGACAAGCGCCAGCGCCTGCGCATTGTCGAGGTCGCGACCGGCGCGACGACCGAGGTCGACAGCAGCACCTTTGAAGACATCACTGACTACGCCTGGGCGCCCGATTCCCAGTGGCTGGCCTACGGCCGCAGCACCGATACCCACCTTTCGCAGCTGTTCCTGTATTCGCTGCGCAGCGGCAAGTCCGTGGCGCTGGCCGAGCCCACTTCCAGCGCCTTCAGCCCGGCTTTTGATCCCAAGGGCCGCTGGCTGTATTTCCTGTCCAACCGGGACTGGAACCTCACGTTCAGCGCGCACGAACAAAACTACCTGTATACGAATGCAACAAAGCCCTACGCACTGATTTTGGCCAAGGACGGGCCGACGCCGTATCCGAACAAGAGCGATGAAGCCGGCGATGATTCCGTCGGCAAGGCACGCGCCGAACGCGAGACGGCGCCCGACAAGGGGCCGGGCCCCACCCGGATCGACCTGGACGGCATTTCGGGCCGCGTTGTCGCACTGAAGGTGGCCGGCGGCAGCTACCAGGCGCTGCGCGCCGGCAATGACGCGATCTACTTCCTGTCGGGCAGCCCGCGCCAGCAGAGTTTCGAGCTGCGCCGCCTCGCCCTGGATGCCGACCAGGACAAGCCCGTCGCCGCCAACCTCAACGACTACCGCGTGTCGCTTTCGGGTGACAAGCTGCTGCTACGCCAGGCGGAGCGCTATGCGATCGTCAAGGCGGACGCCAGCCAGGATTTCAACGCGGGCGCGCTGAATCTTGATCGCATGGAGCTGTTCGTCGACCCGCGTGTGGAATGGAAGCAGGAATTCACCGACGCCTGGCGCCTGGTGCGCGACTGGTTCTACGAACCGGGCGTGCACGGCGGCATCGAGCGCTGGAACCTGATCCGCGAACGCTACGGCCGCTGGCTGCCGCACGTGGCCAGCCGCGCGGACTTTGACTACCTGCTGCAGGAAGTGGCCGGGGAGACCAACGCCGGGCACGTCTATGTGCAGTCGTCGACCGACATGCCCAAGGTCGAGCGCCATGCGAGCGGCTTGCTCGGCGCCGAGTTCGCCACGCATCCGTCGGGCTATTTCCGCATTGCCAAGATTTTTGCGGGCGAGAACTGGAACCGCGACCAGCGCTCACCGCTGACCGAACCCGGTATCGATGTGCGCGAAGGGCACTTCCTGCTGGCGGTCGACGGCGTCGATGCGCGTTCGGTGAAAAATCCCTATGCGCTTCTGCATGGCAAGGGAGATGTCGTGGTCAGCCTGCGTGTGTCCGACAACCCCGAAGGTCGCGAGGCACGCGATGTGCGCGTGCGCACGCTGACCTCGGAGCAGTCGCTGCGCTATGCCGACTGGGTCGCTTCACGGCGGGCGCTGGTCGAGAAACTGTCCGGCGGCCGCATCGGCTATATCCACGTGCCGAACACGGCGGTCGAGGGCAATCGCGAGCTCAACCGCGGCATGCTCGCCTATCACGAGAAGGAAGCACTGATCATCGACGACCGCTACAACGGTGGCGGTTTCATTCCTGACCGGATGATCGAGCTGGTCGCGCGTCAGCCGCTCAATTACTGGAAGCGGCGTGGACTGGATCCCGTGCCCACGCCGCTGGTGTCGCACGAGGGACCGAAGGCGATGCTGATCAACGGCCTGTCGAGCTCGGGCGGTGATGCGTTTCCCTACTATTTCCGCAAGCTCAAGCTCGGCACGCTGATCGGCACGCGCACCTGGGGCGGGCTGATCGGCATCGCCGGCAATCCCAACCTGGCCGATGGCGGCACCATTCTCGCCGCTAATTTCCGTTTCATGGGCACCGATGGAAAATGGGCCGTGGAGAACGAGGGCGTCGCGCCCGACATCGAAATCATCGATCGCCCGGAACTGATTGCTGCCGGCAAGGACCCGAGCATCGAGAAGGCCGTCGACGTGCTGCTGGCGCAGTTGCCGGCCGTGCGGGCCGCTCCGGTGCAGGCACCGGCGCCGCCCACGCATTTCGGCGAATAG
- a CDS encoding sialidase family protein, translating to MIPLFRPIGAALCALASLTAVAHEHAKPAVRPALGASVAIAPDGRVWWVGASGEHVVVRRAAAVGAPFDAPRTVNAEPETIAADGENRPKIALGKDGAIYLSWTHPRGQPYSGDIRFSRSLDQGETFSPPATVHRDRQEITHRFDALAVDGQGRVAVAWIDKRDRSAAAGRGETYAGAAIYAAWSRDGGEHFEPEVRVADHSCECCRIAAATAPDGTVWLLWRQLFDGGVRDHAWARLDAASKTPPVVLRATAENWRLDGCPHHGPSLAFDGEGRAHAVWFSAAKGSRVHYGSAPAGETFPSIEMAAAGASHADLAVDGDRVWIIWQQIVEDADTLQVRTSTDGGATFSPPREIARTTGPHSQPQVLVWKRKAYAAWTLPEGPQIVALETRR from the coding sequence ATGATTCCGCTATTCCGCCCGATCGGCGCGGCGCTGTGCGCGCTCGCCAGCCTGACTGCCGTGGCGCACGAACACGCCAAGCCCGCGGTCCGCCCGGCGCTGGGTGCCTCCGTCGCGATCGCCCCGGACGGCCGCGTGTGGTGGGTGGGGGCCTCGGGCGAGCATGTCGTCGTCCGTCGCGCCGCCGCGGTGGGTGCGCCGTTCGATGCGCCGCGTACCGTGAATGCGGAACCGGAAACCATTGCCGCCGACGGCGAAAACCGTCCCAAGATCGCCTTGGGCAAAGACGGCGCGATCTACCTGAGCTGGACGCACCCGCGCGGCCAGCCCTACAGCGGCGACATCCGCTTCAGCCGCTCGCTCGACCAGGGCGAGACCTTCTCCCCGCCCGCGACCGTGCACAGGGACCGCCAGGAAATCACGCACCGCTTTGACGCCCTGGCGGTCGACGGCCAGGGGCGCGTGGCCGTGGCCTGGATCGACAAGCGCGACCGCAGCGCCGCTGCCGGACGCGGCGAAACCTACGCCGGCGCGGCGATCTACGCTGCCTGGTCCCGCGATGGCGGCGAGCACTTTGAACCCGAAGTCCGCGTGGCGGACCACAGCTGCGAGTGCTGCCGCATCGCCGCGGCGACGGCACCGGATGGCACGGTATGGCTGCTCTGGCGCCAGCTCTTCGACGGCGGCGTGCGCGATCACGCATGGGCGCGACTGGATGCTGCATCGAAGACGCCCCCGGTCGTTCTTCGCGCCACCGCAGAGAACTGGCGCCTGGATGGCTGCCCGCACCACGGCCCGTCCCTGGCATTCGACGGCGAGGGTCGCGCCCACGCCGTGTGGTTCAGCGCGGCCAAGGGCAGTCGCGTCCACTACGGCTCGGCACCGGCGGGCGAAACATTCCCGTCGATCGAAATGGCGGCAGCCGGTGCATCGCACGCCGACCTCGCCGTCGACGGCGATCGCGTATGGATCATCTGGCAGCAGATCGTCGAGGATGCCGACACCCTGCAGGTTCGTACGTCGACCGACGGCGGTGCCACGTTCAGCCCGCCGCGTGAAATCGCGCGCACCACCGGGCCTCACTCGCAACCGCAGGTGCTGGTGTGGAAGCGCAAGGCCTACGCCGCATGGACCCTGCCCGAAGGGCCACAGATCGTCGCACTGGAGACGCGCCGATGA